A genomic window from Chitinophaga pollutisoli includes:
- a CDS encoding VWA domain-containing protein, whose product MALDEYIFGRVVRYFRQRKAQAEDVSRTVSLEPLRPRLTLLARALTGRPVEIFPAVKEGGYKGDSFFLPEKCGLFSSGDLNAAFYIFRVLYLSVQQQLGLNGYSTVSLTDKEALVRAANAAPEVLAAMQAAYPESPGLYERLRAGIPVEQDAPFDDAWFFGRWMPDVRESAKPEALSAFPAGSAVTAPEQPTIVQARPVEEIITIAVDIRQQEDYVLTHNFEKVDTADEFSGSWRDFDGEDELEKHQDALRELNMKYTVRVNDTVHSVYETGYTGNTTAAESKDNTTEGKFVSYDEWDCFRENYKRAFSKVFPIRQPFTDAAYCEQTIAAHRMALEQLRRILASINNQWARQRFQLHGNEIDTDRVTDRFADLLAGQTPSERVYLADRKKEKDLSILLLLDLSLSSDSYAAGNRVIDISKQTAILFGEILHESGIDFSICGFYSQTRNYTAYITLKDFDDNWRTARYAVGAPQPEGYTRIGPALRHSGALLQQREGRHKWIILLSDGKPNDFDRYEGRYGIADVRQALRELSQRHIQTYALAIEAAARYYLPQMFGHDHYQVISSPNALFTKLIKLYERIRYSS is encoded by the coding sequence ATGGCACTCGACGAATACATCTTCGGCAGGGTAGTCCGCTACTTCCGGCAGCGCAAAGCGCAGGCGGAAGACGTATCGCGCACCGTATCGCTGGAACCCCTCCGGCCCCGGCTCACCCTGCTGGCCAGGGCGCTCACCGGCAGACCGGTAGAAATTTTCCCCGCTGTGAAAGAAGGCGGTTACAAAGGGGACAGCTTCTTCCTGCCCGAAAAATGCGGCTTATTCTCCAGCGGCGACCTCAATGCCGCATTTTACATCTTCCGCGTGCTCTACCTCTCCGTACAGCAACAGTTAGGCTTAAACGGCTATAGCACCGTTTCCCTGACGGATAAAGAAGCCCTTGTCCGGGCTGCGAACGCCGCGCCTGAAGTGCTCGCCGCCATGCAGGCAGCCTACCCGGAAAGCCCCGGCTTATACGAACGGTTGCGCGCCGGCATCCCCGTAGAACAAGACGCACCTTTCGACGATGCCTGGTTCTTCGGCCGGTGGATGCCGGATGTGCGGGAATCCGCCAAACCGGAAGCGCTCAGCGCCTTTCCCGCGGGATCGGCGGTTACGGCGCCGGAACAGCCAACCATCGTACAGGCACGGCCCGTGGAAGAGATTATCACCATCGCGGTAGACATCCGGCAGCAGGAAGATTACGTGCTCACCCATAATTTCGAGAAGGTAGATACCGCCGACGAATTCAGCGGCTCCTGGCGGGATTTCGACGGGGAAGATGAACTGGAAAAACACCAGGATGCCCTCCGCGAACTGAACATGAAATACACCGTGCGCGTCAATGATACCGTGCATAGCGTGTACGAAACGGGTTACACCGGCAACACGACCGCCGCCGAAAGCAAGGATAACACCACCGAAGGTAAGTTTGTGTCGTATGACGAGTGGGATTGCTTCAGGGAAAATTACAAACGTGCATTCAGCAAAGTATTCCCTATCCGCCAGCCTTTCACCGACGCGGCTTACTGCGAACAAACCATCGCTGCGCACAGAATGGCGCTGGAACAACTGCGGCGCATCCTGGCCAGCATCAACAACCAATGGGCGCGCCAACGCTTCCAGCTGCATGGCAACGAAATCGATACCGACCGGGTTACCGACCGCTTCGCCGATCTCCTCGCCGGACAAACCCCGTCGGAACGCGTATACCTGGCCGATCGCAAAAAGGAAAAGGATTTGTCCATCCTGCTGCTCCTCGACCTCAGCCTGTCCAGCGACAGCTATGCCGCCGGCAACCGGGTGATCGACATCTCCAAACAAACGGCCATCCTCTTCGGCGAGATCCTCCACGAATCCGGCATCGACTTTTCCATCTGCGGGTTCTATTCCCAGACGCGGAATTATACGGCGTATATAACGCTGAAAGATTTTGACGACAACTGGCGGACCGCCCGCTATGCCGTGGGCGCCCCGCAACCGGAGGGCTACACCCGCATCGGCCCGGCGCTCCGGCATTCAGGGGCTTTGTTGCAGCAGCGGGAAGGCCGCCACAAATGGATCATCCTGCTATCCGACGGCAAGCCCAACGACTTCGACCGTTATGAGGGTCGTTACGGCATCGCCGATGTGCGGCAGGCGCTGCGGGAATTGTCGCAGCGGCACATCCAAACCTATGCGCTGGCCATCGAAGCGGCGGCGCGGTATTACCTGCCGCAGATGTTCGGGCACGACCATTACCAGGTCATCTCTTCCCCAAACGCATTATTCACCAAACTCATCAAACTATATGAACGTATCCGATACAGCAGTTGA
- a CDS encoding CbbQ/NirQ/NorQ/GpvN family protein: MMNSIAETLGKTRPFYQETGKEAAVFTHAFQNQIPVLLKGPTGTGKSRFVEYMAAVLGRPLITVSCHEETSSTDLIGRYIVKGAETVWIDGPLTTAVKTGAILYLDEMAEARPDVIVAIHPLTDHRRELYIDKLGETVSAGSDFMLVASFNPGYQRGYKELKPSTRQRFAGISFHYPDADTEKNILIRETGVDADVAARLVKIGGKIRHLRELGLAETASTRLLVDAARLIRSGLPKRLSVRTAIIEPLTDDDETIAALCDVADLMI, encoded by the coding sequence ATGATGAACAGCATAGCAGAAACATTGGGAAAAACGCGCCCTTTTTACCAGGAGACCGGTAAAGAGGCGGCGGTCTTCACCCATGCATTCCAAAACCAGATACCTGTTTTATTAAAAGGCCCCACCGGCACGGGCAAATCCCGCTTTGTGGAATACATGGCGGCCGTGCTGGGGCGGCCGCTAATCACCGTATCCTGCCACGAAGAAACGTCTTCTACCGACCTCATCGGGCGATATATCGTGAAAGGCGCGGAAACCGTGTGGATCGACGGGCCGCTGACCACCGCCGTCAAAACCGGCGCCATCCTCTATCTCGATGAAATGGCGGAAGCACGGCCCGATGTGATCGTGGCCATCCACCCGCTCACCGACCACCGGCGTGAGCTCTACATCGACAAGCTGGGAGAAACCGTCAGCGCCGGAAGCGACTTCATGCTCGTGGCATCCTTCAATCCCGGTTACCAGCGGGGCTACAAGGAATTGAAGCCCTCCACGCGCCAGCGCTTCGCGGGCATTTCGTTCCATTACCCGGACGCGGACACGGAAAAGAACATCCTCATCCGGGAAACCGGCGTGGATGCCGACGTTGCGGCCAGGCTGGTGAAGATCGGCGGCAAGATCCGCCACCTGCGGGAACTGGGATTAGCCGAAACCGCATCCACCCGCCTGCTCGTAGACGCCGCGCGGCTGATCCGCAGCGGATTGCCCAAACGCCTCAGCGTGCGCACGGCCATCATTGAACCTTTAACCGACGACGACGAAACCATAGCCGCGCTGTGCGACGTCGCCGACCTCATGATATAG
- a CDS encoding alginate export family protein produces MNKLPILCCALLLAGLSSRAQQTDVGADLRFRYEYRHGYGAPFHDTLKPGSFLAQRTRIIIDHASPKLKLRIAPQNVRTWGDVATAARTDVNFQMHEAWAELLFAPNWSVKAGRQELNYDDARILGNVDWTMQARSHDVLLFKFTPSKAHALHAGAAISALRESNAREPYTVPQQYKHLQFAWYHRQGERFGFSLLALNQALPYFVSQKEKLAWNQTLGTRATYAQEGWNTDVSLYAQTGALNGKNLLAWNAAGNVSYRLKSGWVPGAGMEFLSGKAGNDTDAGFKSFTPWFGTNHKFNGFMDYFFVGNHANSVGLTDVYAHLAYEKPRFKARITPHFFATAAGLYRNEEKLDNYLGTEIDCTFGYRVMDFVWLNGGYSQMLATRSMEALKGGSRYSNNWFFLELQVNPKLFSLKATTDK; encoded by the coding sequence ATGAATAAACTACCTATCCTATGCTGCGCCCTGTTGCTGGCGGGCCTGTCGTCCCGCGCGCAACAAACCGACGTGGGCGCCGACCTCCGCTTCCGTTACGAATACCGCCACGGGTATGGCGCGCCGTTCCACGACACGCTGAAACCCGGGAGCTTCCTGGCGCAGCGGACCCGCATCATCATCGATCATGCATCTCCCAAACTGAAACTCCGCATCGCCCCGCAAAACGTGCGCACCTGGGGCGACGTGGCCACCGCCGCGCGAACGGATGTGAACTTCCAGATGCATGAAGCCTGGGCGGAATTGCTGTTCGCGCCCAACTGGTCCGTCAAAGCCGGACGGCAGGAATTGAATTACGACGACGCCCGCATCCTCGGGAATGTGGATTGGACAATGCAAGCCCGCAGCCACGACGTGCTCCTTTTCAAATTCACGCCTTCCAAAGCGCATGCACTGCATGCCGGCGCGGCCATCAGCGCCTTGCGGGAATCCAACGCACGGGAGCCTTATACCGTGCCCCAGCAATACAAACACCTGCAATTCGCATGGTACCACCGGCAGGGCGAACGATTCGGCTTCAGCCTGCTCGCCCTCAACCAGGCATTGCCTTACTTCGTATCGCAAAAAGAAAAGCTCGCCTGGAACCAGACCCTCGGCACCCGCGCCACTTACGCGCAAGAAGGCTGGAATACCGACGTATCCCTGTATGCGCAAACCGGTGCGCTGAACGGTAAAAACCTCCTTGCCTGGAACGCCGCCGGCAACGTCAGCTACCGCCTGAAAAGCGGCTGGGTTCCCGGCGCGGGGATGGAATTCCTTTCCGGGAAAGCAGGAAACGATACCGACGCGGGCTTCAAAAGCTTCACGCCCTGGTTCGGCACCAACCACAAATTCAACGGGTTTATGGACTACTTCTTCGTCGGCAACCACGCCAACTCCGTGGGGCTGACAGACGTATATGCCCATCTCGCTTATGAAAAGCCCCGCTTCAAGGCGCGCATCACCCCGCATTTTTTCGCCACGGCGGCGGGGTTGTACCGCAACGAAGAAAAGCTGGACAACTATCTCGGCACCGAAATCGACTGCACATTCGGTTACCGGGTGATGGATTTCGTTTGGCTGAACGGCGGCTACTCGCAGATGCTGGCCACCCGGAGCATGGAAGCGCTGAAAGGTGGCAGCCGGTACTCCAACAACTGGTTTTTCCTGGAGTTGCAGGTCAACCCGAAGCTTTTCTCCTTAAAAGCAACAACCGACAAATAA
- a CDS encoding SCO family protein encodes MKMIPVILALATMFSACTRRESPAPQDSGGSIFHLTSEWKTEEGNTIRLKDLQGKTLVMVMIYTTCKASCPRLVADMLAIRQKVPTQLAGKVQYVLVSIDPEHDTPERLKAFAVGKEMDGEEWTFLQGDTESVRAFANVLAVKYKEISPMDFSHSNIISVFNPAGDLVHQMEGLGVNNKATISAIAKTAGHE; translated from the coding sequence ATGAAAATGATACCCGTCATCCTCGCCCTCGCTACAATGTTCTCCGCCTGCACCCGGCGGGAATCCCCCGCGCCGCAGGACTCCGGCGGATCGATATTCCACCTTACCTCGGAATGGAAAACGGAAGAAGGCAACACCATCCGGCTCAAGGACTTGCAAGGCAAAACACTCGTGATGGTCATGATCTACACCACCTGCAAGGCCTCCTGCCCGCGCCTCGTGGCCGATATGCTCGCCATCCGCCAGAAGGTACCCACGCAGCTTGCCGGAAAAGTGCAGTACGTGCTCGTAAGCATCGACCCGGAGCATGATACACCGGAGCGCCTGAAAGCTTTCGCCGTGGGCAAGGAAATGGACGGGGAGGAGTGGACCTTCCTGCAGGGGGACACCGAATCCGTTCGTGCGTTCGCCAATGTGCTGGCCGTGAAATACAAAGAGATCTCACCGATGGATTTCAGCCATTCCAATATTATCAGCGTCTTCAATCCCGCCGGGGATCTCGTCCACCAGATGGAAGGCCTCGGCGTGAACAATAAAGCAACCATTTCCGCCATCGCCAAAACCGCCGGACATGAATAA
- a CDS encoding c-type cytochrome — MKKKYLLMAALGAFLASCGGVEPEENKGDLTGIAQRDTMPASAEAAPAPAAPVTVEARIANGKAIYTKTCQACHQENGAGIPNAFPPLAKSDYLNEDVNRAIQIVLHGKTGEVTVNGVTYNSAMPAQTLSHQEVADVLTYVYNSWGNKAQEVTAEMVDAAK, encoded by the coding sequence ATGAAAAAGAAATATTTGCTGATGGCCGCGCTGGGCGCATTCCTCGCATCCTGCGGCGGCGTTGAGCCGGAAGAAAATAAAGGCGACCTGACAGGCATCGCACAAAGAGACACGATGCCCGCTTCCGCGGAAGCGGCGCCAGCCCCCGCTGCGCCAGTAACCGTGGAAGCCAGGATCGCCAATGGCAAAGCCATCTATACCAAAACCTGCCAGGCTTGCCACCAGGAAAACGGCGCCGGCATACCCAACGCATTTCCGCCGCTGGCCAAGTCCGACTACCTCAACGAAGACGTAAACCGCGCGATACAAATCGTGCTGCATGGCAAAACCGGTGAAGTGACCGTCAACGGCGTCACCTACAACAGCGCCATGCCCGCGCAAACGCTCAGCCACCAGGAAGTGGCCGACGTGCTCACCTACGTTTACAACAGCTGGGGCAACAAGGCGCAGGAGGTAACAGCGGAGATGGTAGACGCCGCCAAATAA
- a CDS encoding formylglycine-generating enzyme family protein, with translation MNLRRLSAACLLVIMSESCNNLTVLDSAPSVWSVAGDAGGEPLMIPMHDNVVMMEVKGGTYTPFYGGKDTTVNVKDFQMDMHPVTNRQYLAFVQRNPQWRRSVVKPIFANANYLAGWANDTTLGPGMLPDAAVTNVSWFAAKAYCKATGKQLPTVDQWEYAAMADATMPDARKKTTYNQYILGWYEKPNTAGNPVMQDTANYWGLHDLHGLVWEWTEDFNEVMVSGESRRDVSSDANMFCGSGSIGAGDLMNYAAFMRFAFRGSLKANYCIRNQGFRCVKPEK, from the coding sequence ATGAATCTGAGAAGGCTCTCTGCCGCATGCCTGCTGGTGATTATGTCTGAATCCTGTAATAACCTGACAGTTCTGGATTCGGCTCCGAGTGTGTGGTCGGTCGCCGGCGATGCCGGCGGGGAGCCTTTAATGATTCCGATGCATGATAACGTAGTGATGATGGAAGTGAAGGGAGGGACATACACCCCGTTTTACGGCGGGAAAGACACAACGGTCAACGTAAAAGATTTTCAAATGGACATGCACCCGGTCACCAACCGCCAGTACCTGGCATTTGTACAGCGCAACCCGCAATGGCGGCGCTCCGTGGTGAAGCCCATCTTTGCCAACGCGAATTACCTCGCGGGGTGGGCCAACGATACCACACTGGGGCCCGGCATGCTGCCGGATGCGGCGGTGACCAATGTTTCGTGGTTCGCGGCGAAAGCCTACTGCAAAGCTACCGGCAAGCAACTCCCCACTGTTGACCAATGGGAGTATGCGGCGATGGCGGATGCCACCATGCCGGACGCGCGAAAGAAAACAACTTACAACCAGTACATCCTCGGATGGTACGAAAAACCGAATACCGCCGGCAACCCCGTGATGCAGGACACCGCCAACTACTGGGGGCTGCATGACCTGCATGGCCTGGTGTGGGAATGGACGGAAGATTTTAATGAAGTGATGGTTTCGGGGGAATCGAGAAGGGATGTTTCGAGCGACGCCAATATGTTCTGCGGAAGCGGCAGCATCGGCGCCGGCGATCTCATGAATTACGCCGCGTTTATGCGGTTTGCTTTCAGGGGGAGCCTGAAAGCGAATTACTGCATCCGGAACCAGGGGTTCCGGTGCGTCAAACCAGAAAAATAA
- the nirK gene encoding copper-containing nitrite reductase has protein sequence MNRNQLLLGAMVCIGLLSNCTTKQQTGGRQSGTPPAEMKVSGESLAELTAPPLVPKPVGNREATKLIVNMEIVEKEGEMADGVTYLFWTFNGTVPGSFIRTRVGDEVEFHLKNHPDNKLPHNIDLHAVTGPGGGAASSFVAPGHEVVFSFKVINPGLYVYHCATAPVAMHIANGMYGLILVEPEGGLPPVDKEYYIMQGDFYTKGKNGEPGLQPFDMQKAVDEHPDYVVFNGKVGSLTGDNAIKANVGETVRLFVGNGGPNLVSSFHVIGEIFDNVHVEGGDLINKNVQTTLVPAGGAAIVDFKVEVPGTFVIVDHALTRTFNKGSLGMLTVAGDENKQIYSGKLTEGIYQPEGGTIQKMPGATAPPAPKAANMEERIALGKSVYAKTCLACHQDNGAGIANAFPPLAKSDYLNADAGRAIDVVLHGKQGEITVNGQKYNGVMPAQVLSDEEIANVLTYVYASWGNKQQEIKPAMVAAKRTH, from the coding sequence ATGAACAGGAATCAATTGTTGCTGGGAGCAATGGTCTGTATCGGCCTCCTGAGCAACTGTACGACGAAACAACAGACCGGCGGCAGGCAATCCGGCACTCCGCCTGCTGAAATGAAAGTATCCGGCGAAAGCCTCGCAGAACTTACGGCCCCGCCGCTGGTACCCAAGCCGGTCGGCAACCGCGAAGCCACCAAACTGATCGTTAACATGGAAATCGTGGAGAAGGAAGGGGAGATGGCTGACGGGGTGACCTACCTCTTCTGGACCTTCAACGGCACCGTGCCCGGCAGCTTCATCCGCACCCGGGTGGGCGACGAAGTGGAATTCCACCTCAAGAACCACCCCGACAACAAGCTGCCCCACAACATCGACCTCCATGCCGTGACCGGTCCCGGTGGCGGCGCCGCTTCCTCCTTCGTGGCGCCGGGCCACGAAGTGGTGTTCTCTTTCAAGGTGATCAACCCCGGCCTGTATGTGTACCACTGCGCCACCGCGCCCGTGGCCATGCACATCGCCAACGGCATGTACGGCCTCATCCTGGTGGAGCCGGAAGGCGGCCTGCCGCCGGTGGACAAGGAGTACTACATTATGCAGGGCGATTTCTACACCAAAGGGAAGAACGGCGAGCCCGGCCTGCAGCCTTTCGATATGCAGAAGGCGGTAGACGAGCACCCGGATTACGTGGTGTTCAACGGCAAGGTGGGTTCCCTCACGGGCGACAATGCCATCAAGGCCAACGTCGGTGAAACCGTGCGCCTCTTTGTGGGCAACGGTGGTCCCAACCTCGTGTCTTCTTTCCACGTGATCGGTGAGATTTTCGACAACGTGCATGTGGAAGGCGGCGACCTCATCAACAAGAACGTACAAACCACGCTGGTGCCCGCAGGCGGCGCGGCTATCGTGGACTTCAAGGTGGAAGTGCCCGGCACGTTCGTGATCGTTGACCACGCCCTGACGCGCACCTTCAATAAAGGCTCCCTGGGTATGCTCACGGTAGCCGGTGACGAGAACAAGCAAATTTATTCCGGCAAGCTAACGGAAGGAATTTACCAGCCCGAAGGCGGCACGATTCAAAAGATGCCCGGCGCCACGGCGCCTCCTGCACCGAAGGCCGCCAATATGGAAGAACGCATCGCGTTGGGCAAATCGGTCTACGCCAAAACCTGCCTCGCCTGCCACCAGGACAATGGCGCCGGTATCGCCAACGCCTTTCCGCCGCTCGCTAAATCCGACTATCTCAACGCAGATGCCGGCAGGGCGATAGACGTGGTGCTGCACGGCAAGCAGGGCGAGATCACGGTGAACGGACAAAAATACAACGGCGTGATGCCCGCGCAGGTACTCTCCGACGAAGAGATCGCCAACGTGCTGACGTATGTATACGCCAGCTGGGGCAACAAGCAACAGGAAATTAAACCGGCCATGGTGGCCGCTAAACGGACGCATTAA
- a CDS encoding cbb3-type cytochrome c oxidase subunit I, which yields MKYKSQQVAYWFFALAMLLLVLQIVYGFIMGFARVGHDVLHDFIPFNTARAVHTNLLVVWLLTGFMGAAYYIIPEEAEEELVSVKWAYVQLISLALVGVAAIVGYHFNYWEGRKFLEIPRPLDYLVVVNVLLFLGLILTTLFKSKKRTTTSLVLTMGLVFAALLYLPGMIWFDNQTIDSFFRWWVVHLWVEGVWELILGGILSFLLIKLTGVDREVIEKWLYVIVGLTFISGILGTGHHYYFIGTGKTWLIIGGIFSALEPLAFLGMVLFAIAMYRKGEKKHPNKIALSWTIGTAIVAFVGAGVLGFAHTLPQVNLYTHGTLVTAMHGHLAFWGAYAMIVLAFISYAMPNLTGRKLYESTRGTYAFWLSNIGMLGMTVAFGVAGVAQVYLERKMGMDFGDVQNEIKVHFVVLILCASMFATGIILYILDFVRYGRPTTEALEAPRPALN from the coding sequence ATGAAATACAAAAGTCAACAGGTCGCCTACTGGTTCTTCGCGCTGGCCATGCTGCTGCTGGTGCTCCAGATCGTTTACGGCTTCATCATGGGATTCGCAAGGGTCGGGCACGACGTCCTCCACGATTTCATCCCCTTCAACACCGCCCGCGCCGTGCATACCAACCTACTCGTGGTATGGCTCCTCACCGGGTTCATGGGCGCAGCATATTACATCATCCCCGAAGAGGCGGAAGAAGAGCTGGTGAGCGTGAAATGGGCCTACGTGCAGCTGATCTCCCTCGCCCTCGTTGGCGTTGCCGCCATCGTGGGTTATCACTTCAACTACTGGGAAGGGCGCAAGTTCCTGGAAATCCCCCGGCCGCTCGATTACCTGGTGGTCGTCAACGTCCTCCTCTTCCTCGGCCTCATCCTCACCACCTTATTCAAAAGTAAAAAACGTACCACCACCTCGCTGGTCCTTACCATGGGCCTCGTTTTCGCCGCACTGCTGTACCTGCCCGGCATGATCTGGTTCGACAACCAGACCATCGACTCCTTCTTCCGCTGGTGGGTGGTGCACCTCTGGGTGGAAGGCGTGTGGGAGCTTATCCTCGGCGGTATCCTTTCCTTCCTGCTCATCAAGCTGACGGGGGTCGACCGCGAGGTGATCGAAAAGTGGCTGTATGTGATCGTGGGGCTCACCTTCATCTCGGGCATCCTCGGCACGGGGCACCACTATTACTTCATCGGCACCGGCAAAACCTGGCTCATCATCGGCGGGATCTTCTCCGCCCTGGAGCCCCTGGCGTTTCTCGGCATGGTGCTCTTCGCCATCGCCATGTACCGCAAGGGCGAAAAGAAACATCCCAACAAAATCGCCCTCAGCTGGACCATCGGCACGGCCATCGTGGCCTTCGTGGGCGCGGGGGTACTGGGCTTCGCGCACACCCTGCCGCAGGTGAACCTTTATACACACGGCACGCTGGTAACCGCCATGCACGGCCACCTCGCTTTCTGGGGCGCCTACGCCATGATCGTGCTCGCCTTCATCAGCTACGCCATGCCCAACCTCACCGGCCGGAAACTCTACGAATCCACCAGGGGCACCTATGCTTTCTGGCTCTCCAATATCGGCATGCTGGGCATGACGGTCGCCTTCGGCGTGGCCGGCGTGGCGCAGGTATACCTCGAACGGAAAATGGGCATGGACTTCGGCGACGTGCAAAACGAGATCAAAGTGCACTTCGTGGTGCTGATCCTTTGCGCATCGATGTTCGCCACGGGCATCATCCTCTACATCCTCGACTTCGTGCGGTACGGCCGCCCGACCACCGAAGCCCTGGAAGCCCCGCGCCCTGCCCTCAACTGA
- a CDS encoding cytochrome c — MLTKSSARIFFLGGTIVTFVIFIGLSWHSLSNEVPQKTHEENITPSVIAGKQLWENNNCMGCHTIMGEGGYYAPELTKVVERRGEAYIKAVLSSKTPWQPRGRKMVAYGFNDQQVKELTDFLKWVGETDLNGFPPKPKYKTSINTK, encoded by the coding sequence ATGCTCACAAAAAGCAGCGCCCGGATATTTTTTCTCGGGGGTACGATCGTTACGTTCGTCATATTCATCGGCTTATCGTGGCACTCCCTCAGCAATGAGGTTCCGCAGAAAACACATGAAGAGAATATCACGCCCTCGGTGATCGCCGGCAAGCAACTCTGGGAAAACAATAACTGCATGGGCTGCCATACCATCATGGGTGAAGGCGGGTATTACGCGCCGGAACTGACCAAAGTCGTGGAAAGAAGGGGAGAAGCCTATATCAAAGCCGTTCTTTCCTCCAAAACGCCCTGGCAGCCCAGGGGCCGCAAGATGGTGGCTTACGGGTTCAACGACCAGCAGGTGAAGGAGCTCACCGACTTCCTCAAATGGGTTGGCGAAACGGACCTCAACGGCTTCCCGCCCAAACCGAAATACAAAACATCCATCAACACGAAATAA
- a CDS encoding Rrf2 family transcriptional regulator, translated as MLSRACEYGIKAAVYLAQRSKEGQMSNVRDIAEAIGSPVAFTAKVLQQLARKGLISSMKGAKGGFFIEAQTLRHLNLCTIVNAIDGNGITENCMLGLRECSEKNPCPVHHQYKHIKAGIIKMLNESMVNNLTIDVEKKLSVLKN; from the coding sequence ATGCTATCCCGGGCATGCGAATATGGAATCAAGGCGGCGGTTTACCTGGCGCAACGTTCGAAGGAAGGACAGATGTCCAACGTCCGCGATATCGCCGAAGCCATCGGATCGCCGGTGGCATTCACCGCCAAAGTGTTGCAGCAGCTCGCCAGGAAAGGGCTCATCAGCTCCATGAAAGGAGCGAAGGGCGGCTTCTTCATCGAAGCCCAAACCCTCCGCCACCTCAACCTCTGCACCATCGTAAACGCCATCGATGGCAACGGCATCACCGAAAACTGCATGCTGGGCCTCAGGGAATGCTCCGAGAAAAATCCCTGTCCCGTCCACCATCAATACAAACACATAAAAGCCGGCATCATCAAAATGCTCAACGAATCCATGGTCAACAACCTGACCATCGACGTGGAAAAGAAATTGTCGGTACTCAAAAACTGA